Below is a window of Fusarium pseudograminearum CS3096 chromosome 2, whole genome shotgun sequence DNA.
TGTGGACGCTGTAGATGGAGACTTTCCACGCTCGACACTGGCGTATTGCTGCGATGCATTAAGTATGTCAATCAGTGCGCTCTTTGGCTGCTCGCCTGTTACAGCATTTATCGAGAGTGGCGCTGGGATCGCTGCTGGTGGCCGGACAGGAATCACAGCCATGGTAACTAGggtcttgtttcttgttgctgtcatgtTTGGCCCTATTTTTTCTTCTGTGCCGTCTTGGGCGACTGGACCAACACTCATCCTTGTAAGTAATCCCAGAGATGCATGACGGTGATAGGTCTGATCTAATATTACAGGTTGGTTGTTTGATGGCGCGGCAAATGATGGAGATCAACTGGTGCTATATAGGCTATACGCTTCCTTCTTTCGTCGTCATTGCCTTCGTCCCTTTCTCATTTAACGTCGCCTACGGAATCATCGCGTAAGTTTCACTTCTCGTCGCCACTAGACTGTCCATGAGACATTCACTGACAGGCTTCCCAGTGGTATGTTTCTCTACGCGACAATTAACATCCTAGTGGCACTGACAGTACGCATCTCGGGAGGAAGATTGGAACCTGAGAACTACGGCTTCAAAGAGTACTGGACGTGGAAAGCGCCCCGAAATAAGCCATGGTACATCCGGATGTTTCGCAACTCGGGTAAGTCTGTGGATGGTTCTCGTCCCCAGGCATTCCCAAGCGCATCAGATTGTGAGATGGTAAGAGTCGGGTCTTTGGATGAGAGGAATGATAGACCGGGGGGCACGGTGTCTGTACCCCTGAAGACGTTTTCGAGGTTTCCTCGATGATATATAGCATTTTTAGGTTGTGAATAAGAGAACAGTCGTTACTGCTAAGTGCGAAGTGGACTGTTTATGGGTAGATGTAGCAGTTATTCGACGATCACGGTTCATTTTGACCTTGCCCAGCACGCTAAAGGTCGCAACAGAAGCTGGTAAAAATGATGTGGCATTTCTGATTGCTGCCATGCTGAGACTGAAGATAGATAAAACATCAGTGATAATCTGATTCTTATTTCTGAAGAATCGCAGACCAGTCGTACTTTTCCGCCCACTCCTCCCATGTTGTCATAGGGCAATCAATGCCAGCCTAGTATGAAGTAAGCATAAATTTGGTTCTTCAATAATAAAATCACATACCTTttcaatgtctttggcaGTCAACAACTCCATTCCGCCATCATATCCCGGGTCGGAAGTATATGAAAACATCAATCCCGTCTCAATACCGGCATCCTTGTCAGGCGTAGCCTCAGTCATTTCATCCGGTGTAATCTGTCGGTATTTGACTGGAACATTGTTGATACGGCCCCATGTTTCAATCCATTCGGGCCATGTGCAGAAAGTACCTGCAGCCATATATGCCTTGCCTGGCGGCATTTGATAGACAGCATAGACAAAGTTACCCATGTCGCCTACAGGGTCAAAATGAGGGACTACAGCGGTAGGGGTAGTTGTGAAGGCCATTTCAAAAGACCCATCAGACAGCTGTTATCCTGTCAAAAGACGCGAACCTGATAGGGTCATTGAGGACATACCTTGTTCATATAAGAGTCAGGAAGAATGTTAAAGCtggtgaagaagaaaccTGTGTGAATGCATGACATCTTGGCAGCAAGTTCAGGATATTTTCCCTCAACATATGCAGGGAACACATCGGCCTTGGCATCAAAGTGGTACAAATCCTTGAACTTGCCCCCACTACACTTCTCAGCTTGACTCAGGGTCGAGACCAAGAATCCGTTCTTGTCAAGACCCCCGGCCACAGTCGCAGCGGCATCGACGATATTCTTTCCTTGCTGCACTTCGACGTTGTAGGCAAACTTGCGACATGAGATGtcctccttggcagcctgcAGTCGGCAATCGGGTCTGAAGAAGGGCTCCCAGTAGTTTGTCAcactgaagatgatgttggcgcCTTTGAAGGCTTCCTTGAGTGTCTCTATATCATCCAAATCGACTGAGACGACTTCAGCACCGGCCGCGCTCAGCTTCTTGGCCGAGTCGGAGGACGTATTTCGGGTCAAGCCACGGACTTTGAAGCCTGCGTCGAGGAATCGACGGGCGACTGAACCACCCTGGTTACCGGTCGCACCGATAACGCAAATAAGCTTTTCATTGACCATGTTGTTTGTGTATTTATTCTGGCGATGAAAAGAGGGGAAACCTGAAAACAGGGATAAATTGTCTCGCGTAGATTGATTTTTTTTATTTGAGCCAGGGCCATTTTGAGATAAGACCGGTTCAGTCTAGACCACTACGTAGTCCAGTCTAAATTCTTCAGCCCTCGGAAAGGCTGGAACCAAGTGGCTACCAAGTGGTACAACACTTAGCCTCTTTCAGATATGCCTCGCAACCCATCGAATCATGAATGAGTGTGGCTGCTCTGGCCTCAATGTTTTACTCTGCATACCACGTGTTGCGACTTGGCTTTTTCTGTCATCTTGtccctttcctttttcctGTCCCGCCTTTCCCTCTGACTGACGTGACGTTAGCACTGCCGGCCGGAACCACCATTTGACGTTGACTCTAGCTACTCAATAAATAGAGCGATCTACCGCCCAACTAGCTTGAAGGATTCGCGTCTGACTCAGACAATGGCTTCTGAGCAGGAAGACAAGTCTGCGACCTCGCCTGTTGCGTCACAGTCACAGACGCCTCCTCCACCCGTTACCAGCCTGCCGGGTCGCGACAATCGAGATCAAGCTGGGGATGGCAACGAAATGAGCCAATCACCAAAGACCCCTACTGAGAACCAAGATCGGCACGATGAGGAGCACGAGCCTCTGCAAGTCGATGTGAGTACCTATTCACTTCTCTCTTCAAAATGACACGTCGTATTGAGGCCGAGGTATTTAGGAGGAGGAACTGCCAGGCAATGACGCAGACTCCACATATGGGTCAGACAGAGACTCAACCTACACAGGCTCAGTCACTTCATCCATCTACGATTATCAGTACGAAAATGGACGGCGCTACCATGCATACAGAGAAGGACAATACGTCCTACCCAACGATGACCAGGAGCAGCAGCGTTTGGATCTTCAGCATCACATCTGGCGATTGCTTCTTGGTGGCGCCCTCCATATAGCACCTTTACCAAAATTGGATGACCAAAGCGAGTATCGCATCTTGGATTTGGGCTGCGGCACTGGAATTTGGGCCATAGAGATGGCTGATGAGTATCCCAACGCCTCAGTAGCCGGTGTCGATCTTTCCCCAATCCAACCCGACTGGGTCCCTGGTAACTGCGTATTTCACGTCGACGACTACGAAGATGAGTGGACGTATCGTGAGAACGAGCATTTCGACTACATCCATGGTCGTGCACTCTGCGGCACTTCGGCAAACTGGCCTCTCTTCTACAGCAGAGTGCTAGAGAACCTCAAGCCAGGTGGCTACGTTGAGATGCAAGAGTATGACGCTTGGATATtcagcgacgacgacagcTGCGATCGTGCCCCATGGACAATGGAGTGGGTGAGCAAGTTAGATGAAGCGAGTAGGATGTTTGGAAAGCAGATCAATGTAGCACGATATCAAAAGCAATGGATGATTGATGCGGGTTTTGAAGACGTCCAAGAACGAGTCTACCGAGTACGTTTGTCCGTTGCCTGCTTCCCTGGGAGATTCATTAACAACAAGTACAGATACCCATTGGTCCTTGGGCAAAGGACCCAGCGTTGAAAGAACTGGGCAAATTTGAACTCACACACATGCAGATGTCTGTCGAATCACATACACCTGCACTCTTCACGCGAGTATGGAACTACTCACAGGATCAAGTCATGGTTTTAATGGAAGGCGTGAAGAGAGAATTCCGAAGTCGAGACTTGAGATTGATCACGACTTACCGGTTCCTCACAGGGCGGAAGCCACTTCAAGCGTAGTATTTTGTTTTCTTACTCGACATTGCGTGTGGCAGCTACAAATGTTTCTTGCTTCTGTTTCTCGTTCGTTTTCTCATGGTAGCCAGCTGTTGTATCTCAATTTCGCAATTCTAGTTCTCATCATACTTCAGTTCGCGGCCTAGCATGTTCACATCAGTATCTGAGGACAAAGAATGGCACATAATGCCTCCAGTCTAGGGCTGAGGCACACCCTGTAATACCGCGATAAGTAAAGGGAATCTTGTAGGACGGCATTCCAATGAGATGTTATTCACTATATACAAGAAATCTCCTACTTTCATGATCTCAAATGAATGTACCCTCCTAGTAAGAATCAACCCGGCATAAAGATAAACTCGACGCTCAGCAGACGTTCTTCTTAGCATTACCAGTAATACCCCAGTAAATGTTCTGAGCGCAAGGAGACTCCCGAacactgttgttgttgacttgGGCCTTGACGTAGATACCGCTGGTGTTGGGAAACTCGCTACGAGCAGAAACACGAACCTCTCCGCCTCCGTTGATGACACCATCTCGGATAGCCAGGTTGTAACAGTTCTCGATGAGAATGGCATTGTTTCCGTTGTTTGCAAGATCGATTGACTTGATCTCGGCGGCGCCTGACTGGGACACGCAGAAGATTCCACGGCCACCACCTCGAGAGTAGACCTTGTCGACGAAGACGTTGGTCGTGGTATAGACATTGTTGAGCTTTCCATTCTCGTTGGCGAAACGAAGAGTTGCATAACCTGTGCCTGCGCCGACGTTGTTGCCTTCGACGTAGCCAACGCGAACGTTTCGTGATTCTTGGATAAGTAGTCCCGATTCACCAACGTCGCGGGCCTTGACGGAAGCAATGGTAAGACCGTCGATCTTGAATGTCTCAACAGCGTGGCTACCAGCTCCGGTAACAACAATGTTACCCATGCTGACTCCATAGTTCCAGTTCGCGTCGCGGTCGAACCGAATTCCGAGACCACCACTGAGGTTCATTGTGATATCACCAAGAGCCAGGTTACGGGTACCAGAGAAGCGCATGCCAAAGTAAGGGTTACCCGTCATCTTGAGGTAGGGGATCTTGACATCGTTCTGGTTGATAGCCTCGATGGCGCCACGACCAGCTTTGTAGACGACGTTCATGGTACCGCAGACCTCAAACGTCTTCCCGCTAGTGACAACGATAGTGCTAGCGCCTATGCTGCCCGAGGCGCGGACCGTGACACGCTGGTTAGTGCCAATGCGGTCGAGTGCTGTTTGGATGGCGAGACGGTAGTCGGAGCCAGAGTAAACATTTGCGCCGTTGACAGTGGCGGTGAATGaggagcctgagcctgagacTACACCCTGCGGTGTTCCATCGCCACAGGCGGCGTTGACGGAACTGATCAGGGCGAGACCTGCTGTGATGATCGAAGAGAGACGGAACATGGTGGAGGCTCTGTATGGGTTGAGGCTGAAAGGTCTCAAACTGAGAAGCATCCACTGGACTGCATTGTACTCTACTTAAATATTCTGAACGACCCTGTCAAGTCGGTCAGGTTGATTCGATTCGTGCGCTTGATCAAAGGACAATTGTTAAACCGccaacagaaacaagaacagaTCTACCCTGCAAGGATGCTGTATCTTGGCATCTTGGGGTAATGTGATTGCTTGTAGTTGCattctcgatatcgacatgCCTATCCGGGACGATCGGAAGTCAAACCTCCGGCAAATGTGTAGTACGCATATCTGGGGTAAGATTTGGTATCCCCACCTATCATCTACTGATGAAATGAGTAACGTGGGACCTGTACAAGTTTCGTTTGGGGGTCGGGGTTGTCTTTTGGCAGGGTTAATTCGACGATCCTTCCGGTACGTGGGATTAAGCATAAAATCGGCTCTAGGCTTAGATAGTTGATGTTCCATTCTCGCTGTACATTGACCCGAAATAACGAGGCTGGAACTAGAGACGGTGAAAACACGTACCAGACAAGATGGGACGAGACGTCAAAGGATTCCGTGGTAACGATGGAACTATCCGGCTGAAGAACCAGATCAAAGGTCATAATTTTCACTCCGTAAGGAAGGACACCATGTTCCGACTTGCTGTCTCCTGCCAGGCCGATTGATCGCTTGCTAAGGACATTATGTGTATGAGTTGGCGCTACGGTGATTGCGCTATCGAAGCTACCCATGCACCTTTAACAGCTGGCTCTATTCATTTTTGTACATCGTGGGAAAACAAAGTGATCTTGCTCAAAAGGCTCAAATCACCTCCACACACCAGCAAGTCTAGGGTCGCCTTGCTAATTGCACTACTTCCAAGCCTTGAGGTGACTAGTCTTGGCAACAATTATTCGTGGCATGTCTTTCAAGATGATCAATTCACTGTTTTTCCCTCGCCAATCTTTACCGACTGGCATGATGCTTTTCGCGTTTTTGACAAAGTGCCGAACGTAGAAGGACTGAAGTTTCATAGCACAGGAAAATACCGAGACGAGCGAAAGCTCCTCTATTCATGTTCTGCTTATGAGGTCGAAGCCGAGACATGCTCCTGGCTGAAACATGGTATCCCCAACTTTCAACGCTAATAAAGACACCGTCGAACAAACTACATGATTATACTTTTGTGGCGCTATTAGTGATTGGTGATAGTGACAGCAAGTAGACGGACCGTAAAGGACAATGTGATCTGACTATTCACCGTCGATATCATATAGATTACGGGGCTTTTGCTAGCTGGTCCTGTTTCCTTTGTTTCGGACAGGACATCGTATATAGAGCCACCGCGGCAGAACAATGGATGCAATATTGTGGGTATAGGTCAAACTGTGGATGGCAATCACCGCCGACTGTTTGTGGCTGTTTTCACTACCGTGCCTAGCTGCGGCATCGTCGGATCTAACTTGCACGTATTCACTTTGGCCCTATTCTACCGCACTACTCTAGTCTAGTTCGCTAGTAGGTCAAGAGGATATCAAGTGATGATTGGGCAAACGtgaccttgaacttggcacgGCAATGCCGGTCTGCAAACATGAATAGACTTGATGTAAGATTATTGTCTCGgagtaaacaaacaacaccTGGACCGTTGTGTCGCTAAAAATGAAGAATTGGGCTATCATGAGTATCCTCCAATACAGAACCGCACCAAACACATATAGAGACCTTGATTCATCTCCATTGAAGGTCAACTTCAggactcaactcaacataTGACACCTGCAGCTTTAACGAACTACCTCCCATTTGGTACTGTTTCTTGTATTACATCCAAGCCATTCCATTGGGATTTCACCTTGAAAATTGAACTGGAGACCATCCATACGATTGGGAGATCAATTTCCCTTTTACATTCAGACTGATTGGAGTTCAATCGTCGCTTTTTGCACTTACTGCCATTGGTAAGTTACAACATCCTATTCTCAGACATCTTCAGTAACATCATTGACATTCCATCCAGGATCCAATCCCAGGACGTATCAGCAATCATGCGCCAGGAATACACGACTTTGATCCTTGAGTTAGGCGGTGTTCTTGCCAATTTTACAACAAAGAACACTGTCGGACTCAGGTCAAGGCTCATCAAGGCTGCCTTCGACTCATCTTACTGGAACGACTACGAATCAGGCCGTGCTACGGAGGCTGAATGCTATGGAAACATATGTCAAGAGTtcaacattgacattgaAACTTGGACGAGGGCGCTGGAACAGATGAGGAAGGAGGGCCTACAGGCAAACACTGCTTTGATCTCCTCTATCAAGGAGCTCAGACAGATGTAtaccaagatcaaggttttCTGTTTGTCTAACATCCCTGCATCTGAATCCGACGCACTCAGAGATGAAATCCATAGTTGGGGCATCATTGACGAATATATCGTCTCAGGAGTCATTTGCCAGAGGAAGCCAGACACGGCCGCTTACGAAGAATGCTTGAAGATTGTCGAGACGACTGTATCCTCCTGCATCTTTGTCGACGACAAGGCAGAGAACGTTGTTGCCGCGCAGACCCTTGGTTTCAAGGGCATCGTATTCAGTGACACAGATACTCTCGTCAGGGATCTTCACAACCTCCTTGGGGACCCTGTTGCACGCGCAAAGGCGTTTCTTGGAGACAAGGTAAAGGCGTCTGATAACATATTGCTGGACAATTACTCTCAATTTATTGTGCTTCAAAACACGGGAATCCGGTATGTCTGTCAGTCATCTCGCTTATTGGGCTGTTGACTAATTCTTCTAGGGATCTGATTATGCCAGAGAGTGGCGGTCGGGACTATTTCAAGCAGGGATCACCGATACTGACGACCACAATCCATCCCGAAGGCTCTGACACCACATCTCTGGCGTTGGCAGTCTTGGACAATGTTCCAATGGATACgaagctcaaggccagagaTGAGATACTCTCAAACTTGAACTCAGATGATCTCCCTCTCGTAAGTCTCTGATGAAGATTGATATACTGGTTCTAATTATTCGTCAGTGCTGGCTTAGCAACAGTCGCCCCCAATTTTGCCACTGCATATGCGCCAGCATTTTCcgcttcttcgtcatcaacGGCTGGGGTGAAGACCTCCCCAGGGTCAATGACTTTGTCTGCCGTCTACTCGAAACCCGAGCTTACCTCCACGGCAGCCGCTATTATAAAAACCCAGATTGGCTCCTCTATATACTGTCTGACCTCTGCGAGAGTCGTCCTTCGGACTCACAACTCCAACGTATGAGACACTTGCTCATTAAGTGTGTTCGCGAACGGATGggatttgatgatgatatatTTGGGGCTGTGCTGAGATCGCTGAGTGCACAATCTCTTGGTTTCCAGAGTGAGAGAGATTTGAAGATCGTACTTGATGGGCAGCAACTTGACGGTGGGTGGGAGTTGACATGGCCATGGGGACATGGCGCTGAGTCGCTTCAGGTTCGAAGTCGGGGCGTTTTGACAGCCATGGCTATAACCGCGATTGAGCGGGCGAACATGTGTTTCTAAGAGACTACTGTCTCAAAGAAGTAGCCAAGTATTCTATCATAGTGTTAGGTCTTATTGTTCGGCCTTCTctccgacgatgatgaattgaatcaGCTTGGCTCACGAGTGGAACTCTCGGTTGTTTCTGAGCCGAGCTAAATTGAGGGGTGAATGGAATGAGTCGTCTCCAAATACAACCTGCGCGATTAATGTTATGAGAAACAAGGACATGTTAcacttttgttgttgtgcaTAATCATCATGTTCGAAGAGAAGATCATCGAATTCGACCCCTCAGCTGGGTCAATCCCCCTCGTTGGTGCAACAATCGTGGTTGACCAATCAGATTACCCAGGTATCATCCGCGCCGCAAAGGACCTGGCACAAGACTTTGGCCGTGTAACGAAAGGAGATCCCAGCCCTTTGGTTCTACTGAGCTCAGAGGAAGATTATGCACATATCCATACAAAGACAGCTATCTTTGTGGGCAGCATTGGCTCTAGTCCGCTCATCAAGCGGCTAGTGGACAGTGGAAAGTTGGATACAGAGGCGATCGATGGTAAATGGGAATCCTTTACCACGAGTATCCTCAATGAGCAGCTTGGGACATGCGAGCAGGCTTTGATCATCGCTGGAAGCGATAAGCGAGGTGCTATTTTTGGTATATACACTCTCTCGGAGCAAATTGGCGTCTCTCCGTAAGTCCCACCGTGAACGATCAAGGCAGACGGCTGAACTAATTCGGGGCAGGTGGTATTGGTGGGCTGATGTGCCACCGAAACATCATACCGGAATCTATGCTATCGGAAAACAAACTGTTCATGGCGAACCATCTGTGCGTCACCGAGGTATCTTCCTCAACGACGAAGCCCCAGCTTTGACTGGCTGGGTGAGGGAAACGTTCGGAGGATACAACTCCAAGTTCTACTCAACTGTATTTGAACTCCTTCTTAGACTCAAGGTCTGTTCTTATCTCTCTTCTCTACTCTATGACAGAATGCTGATAGTGTAGGCCAACTTCTTATGGCCAGCGATGTGGCCCGGCTATCCCAACCCAggagcttctttcttcactgATGACCCTCTGAACCAAAAGCTCGCAGACGAATACGGAATCGTTATATCAACGTCGCATCATGAGCCTATGCAACGCCTATCAAACGAATGGTTTGCAGATAATCCAGATGGAAGCTGGAATTGGTTGACCAACAAGCAGAAAATCACCGAGTTCTTCGAGCATGGCGCAAGCAGGGCCAAAAACTGCGATTCATACTTTACTCTGGGAATCAGAGGAGAATATGACAAAAAGATGTTGGCAGAAGATCCTGCTTCTGTAGTTCAGGATGCCATTGAGACCCAGAGAAAGGTTATTGAGAAGGTCTATGGAAGTGAAGATGCTGTGCCTCGTTCGTATAGTTACCCAAGGGATTCGCGCTGTTACTAACTTTTTGACAGAGCTGTTTGCTATATACAAGGAAGTGCAGTCCATGTTTGAAACCGGGCGTCTGACTGTTCCAGAAGATGTCACACTGCTTTTTCAAGATGACAATTTTGGCACTATCCGTCGACTTCCAACAATTGAAGAATCCAGGAGGAAAGGTGGAGCAGGTGTAAGTTCACAATCGAGTACAAAGCGGTCTTAGCTGACGTAGGCCAGGTTTACTACCATCTGCAATACGTTGGTGATCCTCGCAGTTACAAGTGGATCAACACAAACTCTCTCGTGAGTCTATATCTCTTTATGTCAAGAAGGTTACTTACAAGCTACAAAGGGAAAAGTGTGGCATCAACTCCAGCAGGCATATCACCACAACGCCAGACAGATCTGGGTGTTCAATGTAGGCGATCTCAAACCTCAGGAACTCCCTATTTCCTTCGCTCTGGCCTTGGCATGGGacgtcaacagcatcaagcaCAACACTCTTCCCGAGTTCTTCCATCGTGCGGCTAGGCGTGAGTTCGGAGCTGATCTCGCAGATGAGATCGGTTCGCTTTGGCATCAACACGACCGGTTACTATCTTTGAGAAAACACGAACATATCGAACCAGAGACATTCTCAATCCTGCACTACAAGGAAGCTGATTCTATCCTTGGCCGCTGGaaagtccttcttggccttgcggAGACTTTGCATAGCCGGGTCCCTGAAGAACAGAAAGCTGCATCCTTCCAGCTCATTCTTCACCCGACCAAGGCTTCGTATATCTATAATGCTCTGCGTATCAACCAAGCGCGTAACAAGCTCTTCGCTCGCCAGAAACGCAACTCCGCCAACAAGATTGCGCAAGAGGTCTTGGATCTCTTCGACGCCGATTTTGATCTGTCAGAGGAATTCCACAGTCTGCTCAATGGAAAATGGAATCACATCCTGATGCAACCTCATTACGGATATGAAGATACTTGGCATGCACCATCGCGAGACATGATCAGCGGTCTGTCGTTCGTCCAGCGACGCCAGAACTCGAACCCCATTGTTGGACAGATGGGAGTTGCGGTTGAAGGCCACGAAGGTGTGCGAGTGGGACGCATCAATGAGGAGTCAGAACGAACGCATCCAAGCAGGCGAGATCTTGTTCCTGGCCTGACCTTGGGCCCCATGAGTCGGTATGGACCCAATTCCAGGTGGTTTGATGTCTTTACTCGCGGAGTCCCGACTATCAACTGGTCAACTTCGGCTCCTTATCCCTGGATCATCTTAT
It encodes the following:
- a CDS encoding hypothetical protein (OrfE) is translated as MFRLSSIITAGLALISSVNAACGDGTPQGVVSGSGSSFTATVNGANVYSGSDYRLAIQTALDRIGTNQRVTVRASGSIGASTIVVTSGKTFEVCGTMNVVYKAGRGAIEAINQNDVKIPYLKMTGNPYFGMRFSGTRNLALGDITMNLSGGLGIRFDRDANWNYGVSMGNIVVTGAGSHAVETFKIDGLTIASVKARDVGESGLLIQESRNVRVGYVEGNNVGAGTGYATLRFANENGKLNNVYTTTNVFVDKVYSRGGGRGIFCVSQSGAAEIKSIDLANNGNNAILIENCYNLAIRDGVINGGGEVRVSARSEFPNTSGIYVKAQVNNNSVRESPCAQNIYWGITGNAKKNVC
- a CDS encoding hypothetical protein (OrfF), with the protein product MASEQEDKSATSPVASQSQTPPPPVTSLPGRDNRDQAGDGNEMSQSPKTPTENQDRHDEEHEPLQVDEEELPGNDADSTYGSDRDSTYTGSVTSSIYDYQYENGRRYHAYREGQYVLPNDDQEQQRLDLQHHIWRLLLGGALHIAPLPKLDDQSEYRILDLGCGTGIWAIEMADEYPNASVAGVDLSPIQPDWVPGNCVFHVDDYEDEWTYRENEHFDYIHGRALCGTSANWPLFYSRVLENLKPGGYVEMQEYDAWIFSDDDSCDRAPWTMEWVSKLDEASRMFGKQINVARYQKQWMIDAGFEDVQERVYRIPIGPWAKDPALKELGKFELTHMQMSVESHTPALFTRVWNYSQDQVMVLMEGVKREFRSRDLRLITTYRFLTGRKPLQA